A single genomic interval of Pseudomonas sp. TH06 harbors:
- a CDS encoding HAD family hydrolase has product MALAIFDLDETLIHGDCATLWSEQMGRLGWVDPESFMRKNNELMDAYSHGKLRMEDYMEFSLEPLIGRTPEEVEHLVGPWVEDFIEPIIFSDATKTIAAHRKAGDRILVISASGTHLVKPIADRLGIDEILGIELEVAHGVYSGHTVGTLTYREGKITRLLEWLDAEEENLEGASFYSDSRNDLPLLLKVDFPHVVNPDPVLLEHAQQANWPIHLWK; this is encoded by the coding sequence ATGGCCCTGGCAATTTTTGATCTGGACGAAACCCTGATCCACGGCGACTGCGCCACCTTGTGGAGTGAACAGATGGGACGTCTGGGCTGGGTCGATCCCGAATCGTTCATGCGCAAGAACAATGAGCTGATGGACGCTTACAGCCATGGCAAATTGCGCATGGAAGACTACATGGAATTCAGCCTCGAACCCTTGATCGGCCGTACGCCGGAAGAGGTCGAGCACCTTGTCGGTCCGTGGGTCGAAGACTTCATCGAACCGATCATCTTCAGCGACGCGACCAAAACCATCGCCGCCCACCGCAAGGCCGGCGACCGGATTCTGGTGATCTCGGCTTCGGGCACCCACCTGGTCAAACCGATTGCTGACCGACTGGGTATCGATGAAATTCTCGGCATCGAACTGGAAGTCGCGCATGGCGTGTACAGCGGCCACACCGTGGGCACCCTGACCTATCGCGAAGGCAAGATTACGCGGTTGCTGGAATGGCTGGATGCTGAAGAGGAAAATCTGGAAGGCGCGAGTTTCTATTCCGACTCACGCAATGATTTGCCGCTGCTGCTGAAAGTGGATTTCCCGCATGTGGTGAATCCGGATCCGGTTCTGCTTGAGCACGCTCAACAGGCTAACTGGCCGATCCATCTCTGGAAATAA
- a CDS encoding zinc-binding dehydrogenase, protein MKALQGVEGQVAWVEEPSPTCDVGQVRIRVAAAGLNRADLLQKAGLYPPPPGASQVLGLECSGVISEVGAGSSWQVGDRVCALLAGGGMAEEVVVDGRHVLLVPEGVSLIEAAALPEVYATVWLNVFQLAALKPGEKVLLHAGASGIGSAAIQLCKAFGNPCWVSVGSTERLAYCEALGAQGGVIRTDDLESLRDFGPFDVILDPVGGNYSALNLKLMALDGRWVLIGLMGGREAKLDLAQVLAKRVQLLGSTLRSRDDQFKADLFSDLSQHVWPLFAEGRLSPQLAKAFPVKDAEAAFAELASNTVSGKLVLVIDDSLS, encoded by the coding sequence GTGAAGGCATTGCAAGGCGTGGAAGGTCAAGTGGCATGGGTTGAAGAGCCGAGTCCTACGTGTGATGTAGGACAAGTCCGCATTCGCGTGGCGGCTGCCGGCCTCAATCGCGCCGATTTATTACAGAAGGCAGGGCTTTATCCGCCGCCGCCCGGCGCCAGCCAAGTGCTCGGTCTGGAGTGTTCCGGGGTGATCAGCGAGGTCGGTGCGGGCAGTTCGTGGCAGGTGGGCGACCGGGTCTGCGCCTTGCTGGCCGGGGGCGGCATGGCCGAAGAGGTGGTCGTCGACGGACGGCACGTGCTGCTGGTGCCCGAAGGTGTATCGCTGATCGAAGCCGCGGCATTACCTGAGGTTTATGCAACAGTCTGGCTGAATGTGTTTCAACTTGCGGCACTCAAACCGGGTGAGAAAGTTCTCTTGCACGCCGGGGCAAGTGGAATCGGTTCAGCGGCCATTCAGTTGTGCAAGGCGTTTGGCAACCCCTGTTGGGTCAGCGTCGGCTCGACCGAGCGTTTGGCTTACTGTGAAGCGCTGGGAGCCCAGGGCGGGGTGATTCGTACCGATGATCTGGAAAGCCTGCGCGACTTCGGGCCGTTCGATGTGATTTTGGATCCGGTCGGCGGCAATTATTCGGCGCTCAATCTCAAGTTGATGGCGCTGGACGGGCGTTGGGTGTTGATCGGGTTGATGGGTGGCCGCGAGGCGAAACTCGATTTGGCGCAGGTGTTGGCCAAGCGTGTGCAATTGCTGGGCTCGACGCTGCGCAGTCGTGACGATCAGTTCAAGGCGGATCTGTTCAGTGACCTGAGCCAGCATGTGTGGCCGCTGTTTGCCGAAGGGCGCTTGAGTCCGCAGTTGGCCAAGGCTTTTCCGGTGAAGGATGCCGAGGCGGCGTTTGCCGAGTTGGCGAGCAATACCGTATCCGGGAAACTGGTGTTGGTGATTGACGACAGTTTGAGCTGA